The DNA sequence CAGCAAGCAGGAATATGTCGACGGCATCCAGCGCGACCTGGAATGGCTGGGCCTGCACTGGGACCGGGTCGAGCGTCAGTCGCTGCGCATGGACCGCTATCGCGCCGAGGCTGATGCGCTGCGCGCGTCGGGGCGCCTCTACGAAGTCTTCGAGACCCCGGTCGAGCTGGACCTGAAGCGCAAGAAGCTTTTGAACATGGGCAAGCCGCCGGTCTATGACCGCACCGGTCTGTCGCTGTCAGATGCCGACAAGGATCGCCTGCGGGCCGAGGGGCGCGAGGGATACTGGCGCTTCCTGCTGGATCAGAACCGGATCGAATGGACAGACGGCATCCTGGGCGACATCTCGATCGACGCCGCATCCGTCAGCGATCCGGTGCTGATCCGGGCCGACGGCCAGGTGCTGTACACCTTTGCCAGCAGCGTGGACGACACCGACATGGGCGTGACCCATATCGTGCGCGGCTCGGACCATGTGACCAACACCGCCACCCAGATCCAGATCATCCAGGCCATCGGCGGCACGCCCCCGGCCTTTGCCCATCACAGCCTGCTGACCGGCGCCAAGGGCGAGGAGCTGTCCAAGCGCATCGGCGCCCTGTCGCTCAAGGACCTGCGCGAGGCGGGCGTGGCCCCCGAGGCGCTGATCGCGCTGATGGCGCGGTTGGGGTCGGGCGTGCCGGTCGGGCTGGCCTCGCTGGACGAGTTGGCAGAGGCCTTCGATCTGGGCCAGTTCGGCGCATCGCCCACCAAGTTCGATGCCGAGGATCTGTGGCCGCTGACGCGCGAACGCAACCAGGCGCTGCCCTTCGCGGCGGTGGCCGACCGCATCGCGGCCCTGGGCGTGCCGGACGATCAGGCCGAACGCTTCTGGCGCGTGGCGTCCCAGAACATCACGCGCCTGGACGACCTGGGCGACTGGTGGCGGATCTTCAGCGAGGGCGCGGAGCCCCAGATCGACCCCGAGGATGCCGACTTCATCGCGAAGGCCATGACCCTGCTGCCTGCGGGCCCCTTCACAGACGCGACCTGGGGCGAATGGACCGCGGCGGTCAAGGAGGCCACGGGCCGCAAGGGCAAGGGCCTGTTCATGCCGCTGCGCAAGGCCGTGACCGGCCAGGCGCATGGCCCGGACATGTCCGACGTCATGCCCCTGCTGCAGGTCGTCAAGGCGCGTCCCTGACCCATCCACCCCACGATCCGAACGGGTCCGGCCAAAGCCGGACCCGTTCGCGTTGACGGCATCGAATGGTGCGTCCCGCACCAATGCCGGGCGCAGTGCCTGACAGGCGATGCGCGCTAAATACAATCCGAAAATATTATGCCGCCGATACCTGCACCGTAATTGCCGGTGAATTGCGGATCATCATCTTGGTATTGTCGTGGCTGATGCGCATTCTAAAAAGTGCGCGCTGTTCATTGGAAAATTTGAGCGTCATCCACTGTCGTTCTGATTTCACTCCTTCCGCCTGCCAGTCGTTATCAGCGCCTGCCATTGGAGAAGGCGCTGATAACCACCGGACAGTCGTGCGCCAGGGGCGGTCAGCGCAGCAAGACCGCGATGTCGACTGATTCCGAAGGAAATTGGCGCAGAGTATCGTGCTTTTGCTGAATGTGGAGCGCCTCGGCATAAACACCCGAACGCGGGCGTTTCGGCGAAAAGGAACCACCTGTATAATTGGACAGGCATCTGAATATTCAACCCACTGTAATGACAATTAACTAAACCCTGAATTGCGTCACTGCCCAATTCTCGCCTCAAATTGCCGCTTTTATCGGCAGCAGAGGGCGTTCATCTTGCGCGACAATCAGTCACAAGTGAATTGGATCGCACAGTATGCGTATCAGCGATAAGCGCACCGCGCCGGCCATCGGCAACCGCTTCGGCCGTGACGACAGCATTTCCCAG is a window from the Paracoccus marcusii genome containing:
- the gltX gene encoding glutamate--tRNA ligase; its protein translation is MTITRFAPSPTGHIHVGNLRTALFNYLIARKAGGTFILRLDDTDQERSKQEYVDGIQRDLEWLGLHWDRVERQSLRMDRYRAEADALRASGRLYEVFETPVELDLKRKKLLNMGKPPVYDRTGLSLSDADKDRLRAEGREGYWRFLLDQNRIEWTDGILGDISIDAASVSDPVLIRADGQVLYTFASSVDDTDMGVTHIVRGSDHVTNTATQIQIIQAIGGTPPAFAHHSLLTGAKGEELSKRIGALSLKDLREAGVAPEALIALMARLGSGVPVGLASLDELAEAFDLGQFGASPTKFDAEDLWPLTRERNQALPFAAVADRIAALGVPDDQAERFWRVASQNITRLDDLGDWWRIFSEGAEPQIDPEDADFIAKAMTLLPAGPFTDATWGEWTAAVKEATGRKGKGLFMPLRKAVTGQAHGPDMSDVMPLLQVVKARP